Proteins encoded together in one Benincasa hispida cultivar B227 chromosome 1, ASM972705v1, whole genome shotgun sequence window:
- the LOC120074508 gene encoding N6-adenosine-methyltransferase non-catalytic subunit MTB produces the protein MDSPESSRNYVKRDVEDGLGVKTDRAGDDEGWDGSDRRKHRSSRSRKSSNGEDVDGLDNSGRKKTYGDRSDSRKRSGGSSRGGSEEDEYDSRKESRSKQTKKKQEESTLEKLSSWYQDGELDNRKDVGDKSGSRGLGKADENEKRKMTSKFSEHESSQSRSKNKEERSHDGESEKTLDRDSRYSEKRHSSREKGHGSSEQARRSRRRWDEPDTVKKIEESYSEKVEGRSGKTSDLKFESPREKSMPSKNEASESKVQGLDLFNDKSTKSNYREDKKLDVERGKSRGKTEVQEEGSRASSVSREDKSSREKSEKYRQQKISTSRDVANSRDKVPIGDDDGRTWTRDKGARDVGNVDKSKSPERTERHQESDYIDVEYERGFNHKRKELEKDGYRDDRSKGRDDSWSDRNRDREGNVDNWKRRQHGNQDSDTKSGDYMYDHGREWDLPRHGRERIDSERPHGRSSNRKDGIRNEAVKTSSNFGILNENYDVIEIQTKPLDYGRVESGNFARRAEAAQQSEGKFASSDGEWMHQQEGRARRTDNYGPGQSDGDLKERYADEGGITQDQNSWRDEFDFHGGKGRGQKGVNSSRIAGGQSSSSGSQQLYGNQEPGSFNRVAQQGMKGNRVGRGGRGRPSGRESQQGGIPLPMIGSPFGPLGIPPPGPMQPLTPGMSPGPGPPVSPGVFIPPFSPPVWPGARGIDMNMLAVPPGPSGPRFPPTIGTPPNAAMYFNQSGSGRGVSSGVAGPGFNTSGPGGRGTQPDKNPSGWAAQKSIGPPGKAPSRGEQNDYSQNFVDTGMRPQNFIRELELTNVVEDYPKLRELIQKKDEIVANSASPPMYYKCDLRDFELSPEFFGTKFDVILIDPPWEEYVHRAPGVADHMEYWTFEEIMNLKIEAIADTPSFIFLWVGDGVGLEQGRQCLKKWGFRRCEDICWVKTNKSNATPGLRHDSHTLFQHSKEHCLMGIKGTVRRSTDGHIIHANIDTDVIIAEEPPYGSTQKPEDMYRIIEHFALGRRRLELFGEDHNIRAGWLTVGKELSSSNFLSEAYIKNFADKDGKVWQGGGGRNPPPEASHLVMTTPEIELLRPKSPMKNQQQMQQQQSASLTAASSTNRRPTGNSPQNPTGLDVSNSNPMTLPPWGSQMEGFKGREANNIPLGDKVFDVYGFGEQPSGEYVDFESHRQINMM, from the exons ATGGATTCACCTGAATCCAGCAGGAATTATGTAAAGAGAGATGTAGAAGATGGTTTGGGTGTGAAGACTGATAGGGCAGGAGATGATGAAGGGTGGGACGGCAGTGATAGGAGAAAACATAGATCAAGTAGGTCGAGAAAGTCGAGCAATGGAGAAGATGTCGATGGATTAGACAATAGTGgtagaaaaaaaacatatgggGATAGAAGTGATAGTCGAAAAAGGTCAGGAGGCTCCAGTAGAGGAGGTAGCGAGGaagatgaatatgattcaaggaAAGAATCACGTTCAAAACAgacaaaaaagaaacaagaggagAGCACCTTGGAAAAACTTAGTAGTTGGTACCAGGatggagaattggataataggAAAGATGTTGGGGATAAGTCAGGAAGTCGAGGACTTGGCAAAGcagatgaaaatgaaaaaagaaaaatgacttcGAAGTTTTCTGAGCATGAAAGTTCTCAGAGTAGAAgcaaaaacaaagaagaaagatCTCACGATGGAGAATCTGAAAAAACACTGGATCGAGATTCCAGATATTCAGAAAAGAGACACAGTAGCCGGGAGAAAGGTCATGGATCTTCTGAGCAGGCAAGGAGATCTCGGAGAAGATGGGACGAACCAGACACTGTCAAGAAAATCGAAGAAAGTTATTCTGAAAAAGTTGAGGGTAGAAGTGGTAAGACTTCTGATTTGAAGTTTGAGAGTCCTAGAGAGAAAAGCATGCCCTCAAAAAATGAAGCCAGTGAGAGTAAGGTTCAGGGATTAGATTTGTTCAATGACAAGAGTACAAAGTCTAACTACAGGGAGGATAAAAAACTTGATGTTGAGAGAGGGAAGAGCAGAGGTAAGACAGAAGTGCAGGAAGAAGGTAGTAGGGCGAGCTCAGTTTCTCGTGAAGATAAATCAAGCAGAGAAAAATCTGAAAAATATAGGCAGCAAAAAATTTCTACTAGTAGAGATGTTGCAAATAGTCGGGATAAAGTGCCCATTGGTGATGATGATGGACGAACGTGGACTAGAGATAAAGGTGCAAGAGACGTTGGGAATGTCGACAAGTCCAAGAGTCCTGAGAGAACAGAGAGGCATCAAGAGTCAGACTACATAGATGTGGAGTATGAAAGAGGTTTTAACCACAAGCGAAAGGAACTAGAAAAAGATGGTTATAGGGATGATAGATCAAAAGGCAGAGATGATAGTTGGAGTGATCGGAACAGAGATCGGGAAGGTAATGTTGACAATTGGAAAAGACGTCAACATGGAAACCAAGACAGTGATACAAAATCAGGGGATTATATGTATGATCATGGAAGGGAGTGGGATCTGCCTAGACATGGCCGTGAGCGGATTGATAGTGAAAGGCCTCATGGTAGGTCTAGTAATCGGAAAGATGGAATCAGGAATGAAGCGGTGAAGACATCGTCGAACTTTGGCATTTTGAACGAGAATTATGATGTGATAGAGATCCAAACCAAACCTTTGGATTATGGAAGAGTAGAGTCTGGAAACTTTGCTAGGAGGGCTGAAGCTGCCCAACAATCTGAAGGTAAGTTTGCATCAAGTGATGGTGAGTGGATGCATCAGCAGGAAGGAAGGGCAAGGAGAACTGATAACTATGGTCCCGGTCAATCTGATGGAGATTTGAAGGAGAGATATGCAGATGAAGGTGGGATAACACAAGATCAGAATTCATGGAGGGATGAGTTTGATTTTCATGGCGGGAAGGGAAGAGGCCAGAAAGGCGTAAATTCAAGTCGCATTGCTGGTGGTCAAAGTTCTAGCAGTGGTTCACAGCAGCTATATGGCAACCAAGAGCCAGGATCCTTCAACCGAGTTGCACAGCAAGGAATGAAAGGGAATAGAGTAGGGAGAGGAGGCAGGGGAAGACCTTCTGGCAGAGAGAGTCAACAGGGCGGAATTCCATTGCCAATGATAGGATCTCCTTTTGGACCTCTAGGAATTCCTCCGCCAGGACCAATGCAGCCACTCACTCCTGGCATGTCACCTGGTCCAGGCCCACCAGTATCTCCAGGTGTCTTTATCCCACCATTCTCCCCTCCAGTTTGGCCTGGTGCTCGTGGTATTGATATGAATATGTTAGCTGTTCCACCAGGACCTTCAGGACCTAGGTTTCCTCCAACCATAGGGACACCACCAAATGCTGCCATGTATTTTAATCAATCAGGCTCTGGTAGAGGTGTTTCTTCAGGTGTAGCTGGGCCTGGTTTCAATACTTCTGGACCAGGGGGACGAGGCACTCAACCTGACAAAAACCCTAGTGGTTGGGCTGCCCAGAAAAGTATTGGTCCTCCTGGCAAGGCGCCTTCAAGAGGAGAGCAGAAtgattattctcaaaattttgttgaCACAGGAATGCGACCACAAAATTTTATCCGGGAGCTGGAACTTACAAATGTAGTAGAGGACTATCCCAAGCTTAGAGAACTTATACAAAAAAAGGATGAAATAGTAGCCAATTCTGCGTCTCCTCCTATGTATTACAAATGTGATCTGAGAGACTTTGAACTTTCACCAGAATTTTTTGGAACCAAGTTTGATGTCATTCTCATTGACCCCCCATGGGAAGAATATGTTCATCGTGCTCCTGGTGTTGCTGATCACATGGAATACTGGACTTTTGAAGAAATTATGAATCTTAAAATTGAG GCAATAGCCGATACACCTTCTTTCATATTCCTATGGGTTGGCGACGGTGTTGGCCTTGAGCAGGGTCGTCAATGTCTGAAGAAG TGGGGGTTCCGACGCTGTGAGGATATTTGTTGGGTGAAGACGAACAAAAGTAATGCAACTCCAGGCTTACGGCATGATTCCCACACTCTTTTCCAGCACTCCAAG GAGCATTGTCTCATGGGGATTAAAGGAACTGTACGTCGCAGTACTGATGGTCATATAATCCATGCAAACATCGATACTGATGTAATTATTGCCGAGGAGCCTCCTTATG GTTCAACCCAGAAGCCCGAAGATATGTACAGGATAATTGAGCATTTTGCCCTTGGCCGCAGGAGGTTAGAGCTCTTTGGTGAGGACCATAATATTCGAGCTGGGTGGCTAACCGTCGGTAAAGAACTGTCTTCATCAAATTTTCTTTCCGAG GCATATATCAAGAACTTTGCTGACAAAGATGGGAAAGTTTGGCAAGGTGGAGGAGGCCGAAATCCACCCCCAGAAGCATCTCATCTTGTTATGACGACCCCAGAAATAGAGTTGCTTAGGCCAAAATCACCCATGAAAAACCAGCAACAAATGCAGCAGCAACAATCAGCATCTTTAACAGCAGCCTCCTCAACGAACCGGAGGCCAACTGGGAACTCGCCGCAGAATCCAACCGGTTTAGATGTTTCAAATTCTAACCCTATGACACTTCCCCCTTGGGGTTCACAAATGGAGGGTTTTAAAGGACGAGAAGCCAACAATATTCCTCTAGGCGATAAAGTTTTTGATGTGTACGGGTTCGGCGAGCAGCCAAGCGGAGAGTATGTCGATTTTGAATCTCATAGACAGATAAATATGATGTAA